Proteins encoded by one window of Streptomyces uncialis:
- a CDS encoding glucosyl-3-phosphoglycerate synthase, giving the protein MLEEVENWLSRRSWSVTDRPRSRLVTAKRASGARVSVVLPALDEQATVGQIVTVIREELMRGPVPLVDELVVVDSGSTDRTAEVAAAAGARVVHRDAILPRLPAVPGKGEVLWRSLLVTSGDIVCFVDADLREFSADFVAGIVGPLLTEPEVQFVKAMYDRPLGAGAGPGGAGPGGAGPGGAGGEQGGRVTELMARPLLNMHWPLLAGFVQPLGGEYAARRSLLERLPFPVGYGVELGLLVDALHTVGLDALAQVDVGVRRHRHQDGRALGRMAAAIYRTAQLRLARGHLLRPELTQFERGDQGFEPRTYQVDTEERPPIGGIAEYAARRVA; this is encoded by the coding sequence GTGCTGGAAGAAGTCGAGAACTGGCTGAGCAGGCGCTCCTGGTCCGTGACCGACCGGCCGCGGAGCAGGCTCGTCACGGCGAAACGGGCTTCGGGCGCCCGGGTCAGTGTCGTCCTTCCGGCCCTCGACGAACAGGCGACCGTCGGCCAGATCGTGACCGTGATCCGCGAGGAGCTGATGCGGGGACCGGTACCGCTGGTGGACGAGCTGGTGGTGGTGGACTCCGGTTCCACGGACCGGACGGCCGAGGTCGCGGCGGCGGCCGGCGCGCGGGTGGTGCACCGGGACGCGATCCTGCCCCGGCTGCCCGCGGTGCCCGGCAAGGGCGAGGTGCTGTGGCGGTCGCTGCTGGTCACCAGCGGCGACATCGTGTGTTTCGTGGACGCGGATCTGCGGGAGTTCTCGGCGGACTTCGTCGCGGGGATCGTGGGACCGCTGCTGACCGAGCCGGAGGTGCAGTTCGTCAAGGCGATGTACGACCGTCCGCTGGGGGCCGGGGCGGGGCCCGGCGGGGCGGGGCCCGGCGGGGCGGGGCCCGGCGGGGCGGGGGGCGAGCAGGGCGGCCGGGTCACCGAGCTGATGGCGCGCCCGCTGCTCAACATGCACTGGCCGCTGCTCGCCGGGTTCGTCCAGCCGCTGGGCGGGGAGTACGCGGCGCGGCGCTCGCTCCTTGAGCGGCTGCCGTTCCCCGTCGGGTACGGGGTGGAGCTGGGGCTGCTGGTCGACGCGCTGCACACGGTGGGGCTCGACGCGCTCGCGCAGGTCGACGTGGGGGTGCGAAGGCACCGCCACCAGGACGGGCGGGCGCTGGGGCGGATGGCGGCGGCCATCTACCGGACCGCGCAGCTGCGGCTGGCGCGGGGGCATCTGCTGCGGCCCGAGCTGACGCAGTTCGAGCGGGGGGACCAGGGGTTCGAGCCTCGGACGTACCAGGTGGATACCGAGGAGAGGCCGCCGATCGGGGGGATCGCGGAGTACGCGGCGCGGCGGGTCGCGTAG
- a CDS encoding alpha,alpha-trehalose-phosphate synthase (UDP-forming), whose product MGFSQGGQGARILVASNRGPVSYDVQKDGTLQARRGGGGLVSGLSAIGPDTDAVWVCAALGDGDREAVRRTGGALPQEDTGDQRVRMLDIPPEVYADAYNGIANSVLWFVHHMLYQTPLEPVFDTEFRTRWAAYESYNAAFARALADEAAEGAAVLVQDYHLALVPGLLRALRPDLRIGHFSHTPWAPVDYFRLLPDDVAEQLLRGILGADRAAFLTHRWADAFTACCEEILGGTGGTRIGVHGLGADAGFLRERSHRADVEERMTALREQIGTAPDGGPRRTVVRVDRTELSKNIVRGLLAYRDLLERYPEWRGRVVHIAFAYPSRQDLAVYREYTEEVSRVAGEINGAYGTEGWTPVVLHVKDDFARSLAAYRLADVALVNPVRDGMNLVAKEIPVVSDQGCVLVLSREAGAFEELGEHSLTVNPYDVTATADALHRGLSTPDAERAERTKHLAAAATALPPDRWFLDQLRALDD is encoded by the coding sequence ATGGGTTTCTCTCAGGGTGGGCAAGGCGCCAGGATCCTCGTCGCGTCGAACCGCGGCCCGGTCTCGTACGACGTACAGAAGGACGGCACCCTGCAAGCCCGCAGAGGCGGCGGCGGCCTCGTCTCGGGCCTCTCCGCGATCGGCCCGGACACGGACGCGGTCTGGGTCTGCGCCGCCCTCGGCGACGGCGACCGCGAAGCGGTCCGCCGCACCGGCGGCGCCCTGCCCCAAGAGGACACCGGCGACCAGCGGGTCCGGATGCTCGACATCCCGCCGGAGGTGTACGCCGACGCCTACAACGGCATCGCGAACTCCGTCCTGTGGTTCGTCCACCACATGCTGTACCAGACCCCGCTGGAGCCCGTGTTCGACACGGAGTTCCGCACCCGCTGGGCCGCCTACGAGTCGTACAACGCCGCGTTCGCCCGCGCCCTCGCGGACGAGGCGGCCGAGGGCGCCGCCGTCCTCGTGCAGGACTACCACCTGGCCCTGGTCCCGGGACTGCTCCGCGCGCTGCGCCCCGATCTGCGGATCGGCCACTTCTCGCACACGCCGTGGGCCCCGGTGGACTACTTCCGGCTGCTGCCGGACGACGTGGCGGAGCAACTGCTGAGGGGCATCCTCGGCGCGGACCGGGCCGCGTTCCTCACCCACCGCTGGGCGGACGCCTTCACCGCGTGCTGCGAGGAGATCCTGGGCGGTACCGGCGGCACCCGGATCGGGGTGCACGGGCTCGGCGCGGACGCCGGGTTCCTGCGGGAGCGCTCGCACCGCGCGGACGTCGAGGAGCGGATGACCGCCCTGCGCGAGCAGATCGGCACCGCGCCGGACGGCGGCCCGCGGCGGACGGTCGTCCGTGTGGACCGTACGGAACTGTCGAAGAACATCGTGCGCGGGCTGCTGGCCTACCGGGACCTGCTGGAGCGGTACCCCGAGTGGCGCGGCCGGGTGGTGCACATCGCGTTCGCGTACCCGTCGCGGCAGGACCTCGCGGTCTACCGCGAGTACACCGAGGAGGTGTCGAGGGTCGCCGGGGAGATCAACGGCGCGTACGGGACGGAGGGCTGGACGCCGGTCGTGCTGCATGTGAAGGACGACTTCGCCCGGTCCCTGGCCGCGTACCGCCTCGCGGACGTCGCCCTCGTCAACCCGGTCCGGGACGGGATGAACCTCGTCGCGAAGGAGATCCCGGTGGTCTCCGACCAGGGCTGCGTCCTGGTGCTGTCCCGGGAGGCGGGCGCGTTCGAGGAGCTGGGGGAGCACTCGCTGACGGTCAATCCGTACGACGTGACCGCCACCGCCGACGCCCTGCACCGGGGCCTGTCCACCCCCGACGCCGAACGGGCCGAGCGGACCAAGCACCTCGCGGCGGCGGCCACCGCGCTCCCCCCGGACCGGTGGTTCCTGGACCAGCTGCGGGCCCTGGACGACTGA
- the otsB gene encoding trehalose-phosphatase has translation MGSHPNTLPSPTTPAGREGLHRLLTAPDHAVIALDFDGTLAPIVADPDRARAHEGAVPALRSLGPLVRSVAVITGRPAPVAVRNGGFAGVPGLEHLVVLGHYGAERWDARTGTLTAPDPHPGVAAVRAELPAVLDSAGVRQGAWIEEKGHAVAVHTRRADDPQAAFDALRTPLAALASRHGLIVEPGRMVLELRPPGMDKGVALTRYLKETDAAAVLYAGDDLGDIPAFAAVEKLRSGGFPGLLVCSGSTEVTELAERSDLVVDGPAGVVALLASLAAAIRTP, from the coding sequence ATGGGCAGCCACCCGAACACCTTGCCGAGCCCCACCACCCCCGCCGGCCGCGAAGGCCTCCACCGTCTGCTCACCGCCCCGGACCACGCGGTGATCGCCCTGGACTTCGACGGCACCCTCGCCCCGATCGTCGCCGACCCCGACCGGGCCCGGGCCCACGAGGGCGCCGTCCCCGCACTCAGATCCCTCGGCCCCCTCGTCCGCTCGGTCGCCGTCATCACCGGCCGCCCGGCCCCCGTCGCCGTCCGCAACGGCGGCTTCGCCGGGGTCCCGGGCCTGGAGCACCTCGTCGTCCTCGGCCACTACGGCGCCGAACGCTGGGACGCCCGTACCGGCACGCTCACCGCGCCCGACCCGCATCCCGGCGTCGCCGCGGTCCGCGCGGAACTCCCCGCCGTCCTCGACTCCGCCGGTGTCCGGCAGGGCGCGTGGATCGAGGAGAAGGGCCACGCGGTCGCGGTCCACACCCGCCGCGCCGACGACCCGCAGGCCGCGTTCGACGCGCTGCGCACCCCGCTCGCCGCGCTCGCGTCCCGGCACGGCCTGATCGTGGAACCGGGCCGGATGGTCCTGGAACTGCGCCCCCCGGGCATGGACAAGGGCGTCGCCCTCACCCGGTACCTCAAGGAGACGGACGCCGCGGCCGTCCTGTACGCGGGCGACGACCTGGGCGACATCCCCGCCTTCGCCGCGGTGGAGAAGCTGCGTTCCGGCGGCTTCCCCGGGCTGCTGGTGTGCAGCGGCAGCACCGAGGTGACGGAGCTGGCCGAGCGCTCCGACCTGGTCGTGGACGGCCCGGCGGGCGTCGTCGCGCTGCTGGCGTCCCTCGCGGCGGCCATCCGGACACCCTGA
- a CDS encoding DUF3263 domain-containing protein gives MVGDEGLGEREVGVLALERMSWASPGAKERAIRERLDMAPVRYYQLLNALLDDPRALAHDPVTVNRLRRVRTTRRTDR, from the coding sequence ATGGTGGGTGATGAGGGGCTGGGTGAGCGGGAGGTCGGGGTCCTCGCGCTGGAGCGGATGAGCTGGGCGAGTCCCGGGGCCAAGGAGCGGGCCATCCGTGAGCGGTTGGACATGGCCCCCGTGCGCTACTACCAGCTGTTGAACGCGTTGCTGGACGACCCCCGGGCCCTGGCCCACGACCCCGTGACGGTCAACCGCCTGCGCCGGGTGAGAACCACCCGCCGCACAGACCGCTGA
- a CDS encoding extracellular solute-binding protein, with protein sequence MQRRMTGLIAAGAALGMTVVLAGCGSPGGSEVTKLTLVAADYGTSAENTSRKYWDKVIDAFEEKHSGIDVEVTVLSWNDVDAEVKKMVDAGDAPDLAQIGAYADYAAAEELYTVEDLLSIQVHADFLPTLSDAGEVARVQYGMPFASSTRLLFYNKDLFERAGITKAPRTWDELQEAARLLKDEDVLYPYALPLGPEEAQGETLMWLLSGGAGYTDDIGSYRLDSEANVRTFDWLKDELVGEGLTGPVPPAELNRADAFAAFTDGKVGMLNGHPTLMQKAAQKGVDFGMVPMPGIKGEADASMGVADWMMAFRQNGHQDEIGEFLDFVYAKENVLDFSRRYDMLPVTVSAAEEMAGNADDAALVTFLDGLPSAQLYPVGKTSWARVSADIKRRIGTAVTEGGDPAVVLNALQRGAARADQPE encoded by the coding sequence GTGCAGCGTCGCATGACAGGTCTGATCGCGGCGGGCGCCGCGCTGGGGATGACAGTGGTTCTCGCCGGGTGCGGGAGCCCGGGGGGATCAGAGGTCACTAAATTGACGCTGGTCGCAGCAGACTACGGAACTTCGGCTGAAAACACCTCCCGGAAGTACTGGGACAAGGTCATCGACGCGTTCGAGGAGAAACACTCCGGCATCGATGTCGAGGTGACCGTCCTGTCGTGGAACGACGTGGACGCCGAGGTCAAGAAGATGGTCGACGCGGGTGACGCGCCCGACCTGGCCCAGATAGGCGCGTACGCGGACTACGCCGCCGCCGAGGAGCTCTACACGGTCGAGGACCTGCTCTCCATCCAGGTCCACGCGGACTTCCTGCCCACCCTCTCGGACGCCGGTGAGGTCGCCCGGGTCCAGTACGGGATGCCGTTCGCGTCCTCCACCCGGCTCCTCTTCTACAACAAGGACCTCTTCGAGCGGGCCGGGATCACCAAGGCCCCCCGGACCTGGGACGAACTCCAGGAGGCCGCGCGGCTCCTCAAGGACGAGGACGTCCTCTACCCCTACGCGCTGCCGCTGGGCCCCGAGGAGGCGCAGGGCGAGACGCTGATGTGGCTGCTGAGCGGTGGCGCGGGCTACACCGACGACATCGGCTCCTACCGCCTCGACTCCGAGGCCAACGTCCGGACCTTCGACTGGCTCAAGGACGAACTGGTCGGCGAGGGGCTGACCGGTCCCGTCCCGCCCGCCGAACTGAACCGGGCGGACGCGTTCGCCGCGTTCACCGACGGCAAGGTCGGGATGCTCAACGGCCACCCCACGCTGATGCAGAAGGCCGCGCAGAAGGGCGTCGACTTCGGGATGGTCCCCATGCCCGGGATCAAGGGCGAGGCCGACGCCTCGATGGGGGTCGCCGACTGGATGATGGCGTTCCGCCAGAACGGCCACCAGGACGAGATCGGGGAGTTCCTCGACTTCGTCTACGCCAAGGAGAACGTCCTGGACTTCTCACGGCGCTACGACATGCTGCCCGTGACGGTCTCCGCGGCGGAGGAGATGGCGGGCAACGCGGACGACGCGGCACTGGTCACGTTCCTCGACGGGCTGCCGTCCGCCCAGCTGTACCCCGTCGGGAAGACCTCGTGGGCCCGGGTCAGCGCCGACATCAAACGACGGATCGGGACGGCGGTGACGGAGGGCGGGGACCCGGCGGTGGTCCTCAACGCACTTCAGCGGGGGGCCGCGCGAGCAGACCAACCGGAGTAG
- a CDS encoding ROK family protein — translation MTATTRVTPPGAPAGKHVIALDVGGTGMKAALVAKDGTLLHTARRATGREHGTEAVVEGILDFAAELRAYGVENFGVPASAAGVAVPGIVDAEEGIAVYSSNLGWRDVPMRKLLSGRLDGVPVALGHDVRTGGLAEGRIGAGQGADRFLFIPLGTGIAGAIGIDGRIEPGAHGYAGEIGHIVVRPGGPECSCGQRGCLERLASAGAVSRAWAEASGDPRADAADCAKAVESGDPRAVKVWQEAVDALSDGLVTALTLLDPRMLIIGGGLAEAGETLFTPLRAAVERRVTFQKMPEIVPAALGDTAGCLGAGLLAWDLCTGAGGTTAVTKGTASDSGPRRSGPSDSSEVPA, via the coding sequence GTGACTGCAACGACCCGGGTGACACCCCCCGGAGCCCCGGCCGGGAAACACGTCATCGCCCTCGATGTGGGCGGGACCGGGATGAAGGCCGCCCTGGTAGCCAAGGACGGAACGCTGCTCCACACGGCGCGCAGAGCGACGGGCCGTGAACACGGTACCGAAGCGGTCGTCGAGGGCATCCTCGACTTCGCCGCGGAGCTTCGTGCGTACGGCGTGGAGAACTTCGGCGTGCCCGCTTCCGCCGCGGGAGTGGCCGTGCCCGGCATCGTCGACGCCGAGGAGGGCATCGCGGTTTACTCGTCCAACCTCGGCTGGCGGGACGTGCCCATGAGGAAGCTCCTCAGCGGCCGTCTCGACGGTGTTCCGGTGGCCCTGGGCCACGACGTACGGACCGGCGGGCTCGCCGAGGGACGGATCGGCGCAGGCCAGGGCGCCGACCGCTTCCTCTTCATCCCGCTCGGCACCGGCATCGCGGGGGCCATCGGCATCGACGGCCGGATAGAGCCGGGCGCACACGGCTACGCGGGTGAGATCGGCCACATCGTGGTCCGGCCCGGCGGCCCGGAATGCAGCTGCGGACAGCGCGGCTGTCTGGAGCGGCTGGCGTCGGCCGGCGCGGTGAGCCGCGCCTGGGCCGAGGCCTCGGGCGACCCGAGGGCGGACGCGGCGGACTGCGCGAAGGCCGTGGAGTCCGGCGATCCGCGTGCCGTCAAGGTCTGGCAGGAGGCGGTGGACGCGCTCTCGGACGGGCTCGTCACCGCGCTCACCCTGCTGGACCCGCGGATGCTGATCATCGGCGGCGGTCTCGCGGAGGCCGGGGAAACCCTCTTCACCCCGCTGCGGGCGGCCGTCGAGCGGCGCGTCACCTTCCAGAAGATGCCGGAGATCGTCCCGGCGGCACTCGGCGACACCGCCGGCTGCCTCGGCGCGGGTCTGCTCGCCTGGGACCTGTGCACCGGCGCCGGGGGCACCACCGCGGTCACGAAAGGCACGGCATCCGATTCCGGACCACGTCGGTCCGGACCATCTGACTCCTCGGAGGTACCCGCCTGA
- the nagA gene encoding N-acetylglucosamine-6-phosphate deacetylase — translation MAPSKVLAGARVVLPTGTVDGGRVIVEGERITGGLTADTPALDLTGHWLVPGFVDMHNHGGGGASFTNGSVDDILRGVRTHRQHGTTTVVASTVTGEMDTLAHRAGLLSELAEQGEIAGVHFEGPFIEPCRKGAHSEALLRHPDPAEVRKLIDAARGQARMVTLATELPGGIDSVRLLVEHGVIAAIGHTDATYEQTVEAIDAGATVATHLFNAMPPLGHRSPGPIAALLEDPRVTVELINDGTHLHPASLQLAFHHAGPERVAFITDAMDAAGFGDGSYRLGPLEVEVKDGVARLVEGGSIAGSTLTLDRAFQRAVTVDGLSVEAAVQAISANPARLLGLAGSVGSLEPGKYADLVVLDADFALKGVMRRGEWIVEPELG, via the coding sequence ATGGCCCCTAGCAAAGTGCTCGCCGGTGCCCGGGTGGTGCTGCCCACCGGGACCGTCGACGGCGGACGCGTCATCGTGGAGGGTGAGCGGATCACCGGCGGCCTCACCGCCGACACCCCCGCCCTCGACCTGACCGGCCACTGGCTGGTCCCCGGCTTCGTGGACATGCACAACCACGGCGGCGGCGGCGCCTCCTTCACCAACGGCAGCGTGGACGACATCCTCCGGGGCGTGCGCACCCACCGGCAGCACGGCACGACCACCGTGGTCGCGTCCACCGTCACCGGCGAGATGGACACCCTCGCCCACCGCGCCGGACTGCTCTCCGAGCTGGCCGAGCAGGGGGAGATCGCGGGCGTCCACTTCGAGGGCCCGTTCATCGAGCCGTGCCGCAAGGGCGCGCACTCGGAGGCCCTGCTGCGCCACCCCGACCCGGCGGAGGTCCGCAAGCTGATCGACGCGGCCCGCGGCCAGGCCCGGATGGTCACCCTCGCCACCGAGCTGCCCGGCGGGATCGACTCCGTACGGCTGCTGGTGGAGCACGGGGTGATCGCCGCGATCGGGCACACCGACGCCACGTACGAGCAGACCGTCGAGGCGATCGACGCGGGCGCGACCGTCGCGACGCATCTGTTCAACGCGATGCCGCCGCTCGGCCACCGCTCGCCCGGCCCGATCGCGGCGCTCCTGGAGGACCCCCGGGTCACCGTCGAGCTGATCAACGACGGCACCCATCTGCACCCCGCCTCGCTCCAGCTGGCCTTCCATCACGCGGGTCCGGAGCGTGTGGCGTTCATCACCGACGCCATGGACGCGGCCGGGTTCGGGGACGGCAGCTACCGGCTCGGCCCGCTGGAGGTCGAGGTCAAGGACGGGGTCGCCAGACTGGTGGAGGGCGGCTCCATCGCCGGTTCCACCCTGACCCTGGACCGCGCCTTCCAGCGCGCGGTGACCGTCGACGGGCTGTCCGTGGAGGCCGCCGTCCAGGCGATCTCCGCCAACCCCGCACGGCTGCTCGGGCTCGCCGGCTCGGTGGGCTCGCTGGAGCCCGGCAAGTACGCCGACCTGGTCGTCCTCGACGCGGACTTCGCCCTCAAGGGCGTGATGCGCCGCGGCGAGTGGATCGTGGAGCCCGAGCTGGGCTGA
- a CDS encoding 1-phosphofructokinase family hexose kinase: MILTVTLNTALDLTYRVPSLRPHSSHRITEVIERPGGKGLNVARVLAALGHPVTVTGFAGGGTGRALRTALAGLDEAGPLTDALVPVAGATRRTIAVVDAATGDTTQLNEPGPLVSPAEWNTFLERYDALLPTAAAVALCGSLPPGVPVGAYARLVRAARAASVPVLLDTSGEPLRRGVAARPDMVKPNADELAELTGSHEPAQAVRETRRRGAHAVVASLGPEGLLAVTPEGRWRAAPPARVSGNPTGAGDSAVAGLLSGLVSGEPWPVRLARAVALSAATVRAPVAGEFDAGVYAEYLELAEVTPEGPAD, translated from the coding sequence GTGATCCTGACGGTCACGCTCAACACGGCGCTCGACCTCACCTACCGGGTGCCGTCCCTGCGTCCGCACTCCTCGCACCGGATCACCGAGGTGATCGAACGGCCGGGCGGCAAGGGGCTGAACGTGGCCCGGGTCCTCGCGGCCCTCGGCCACCCGGTGACCGTCACCGGCTTCGCCGGCGGCGGTACGGGCCGGGCGCTGCGCACCGCGCTCGCCGGACTTGACGAGGCCGGTCCGCTCACGGACGCGCTGGTACCGGTCGCCGGGGCCACCCGCCGGACGATCGCCGTGGTCGACGCGGCCACCGGGGACACCACCCAGCTCAACGAACCGGGCCCGCTGGTCTCCCCCGCCGAGTGGAACACCTTCCTGGAACGCTACGACGCGCTGCTGCCGACCGCCGCCGCGGTGGCCCTGTGCGGCAGTCTGCCGCCGGGCGTACCGGTCGGGGCGTACGCGCGGCTGGTCAGAGCCGCGCGGGCCGCGTCCGTCCCGGTGCTGCTCGACACCAGCGGGGAGCCGCTGCGCCGCGGCGTCGCCGCCCGGCCCGACATGGTGAAGCCGAACGCGGACGAGCTGGCGGAACTCACGGGCTCCCATGAGCCCGCCCAGGCCGTCCGGGAGACCCGGCGCCGCGGCGCCCACGCGGTCGTCGCCTCGCTCGGCCCCGAAGGACTGCTCGCGGTGACCCCCGAGGGCCGCTGGCGCGCCGCCCCGCCCGCCCGGGTGTCCGGCAACCCGACCGGCGCGGGCGACTCGGCGGTCGCCGGGCTGCTGTCGGGCCTGGTGTCCGGCGAACCGTGGCCCGTCCGGCTGGCCCGCGCGGTCGCCCTGTCGGCGGCGACCGTACGGGCGCCGGTCGCGGGCGAGTTCGACGCGGGCGTCTACGCGGAGTACCTGGAACTGGCCGAGGTCACCCCGGAGGGCCCGGCCGACTGA
- a CDS encoding LCP family protein codes for MDAQSRGRSDDIDPADQWVRNPQTGEYELRLNRKPRQPAGARPQDASARPAAPGPRSDPAEAERGAKAPAGDRQVPGQRGRRAAEPRGESRTAQPRAGGRAARSRGESRTAEAAGPGRRKRKKAGGKKKALLWTGGTMGFVLVAAGVGAYLVYDRLNGNIDSIDIGDAAKGGSLKDGPINVLLLGTDRRTGKGNESYGDRANSTGHADTTLLLHVSEDRTNATVLSIPRDLRVDIPDCPTKQPDGSEKVIPGKLDTRFNESLGVAGRDPGCTIRTVEAMSGIPANHFMMADFNAVKDLTTAMDGVEVCLDKPIKDKDSKLDLGRGEHTVQGEQALAFVRNRHGLGNESDLDRIKMQQQFVASMIRKMKTEVLGSPTRMFDLADAATKALTVDQRIGDIPKLTELAKELGKVDIKNMTFTTVPVKDNPAERVAATVVLDETKAPQVFSMIQNDVSFTEVEKKEKKDKAAARSKQAKLLVGPRAEAADVRVDVYNGSGVQGAAQKTLDWLQNTEDVLKSSNKSNAPEKLAKTALVYGPNQADQARKLADLMGLPATALKPTAQDAPETRPMSLTLGADFKGPGVPITGPGKAPKDIQRVEADKKICAQ; via the coding sequence GTGGACGCGCAAAGCCGCGGGCGGTCGGACGACATCGACCCCGCAGACCAGTGGGTGCGGAACCCGCAGACCGGTGAGTACGAGCTGCGGCTGAACCGGAAGCCACGGCAGCCGGCCGGTGCCCGGCCGCAGGACGCCTCCGCCCGCCCGGCCGCCCCCGGCCCCCGCTCCGACCCGGCCGAGGCCGAGCGGGGGGCCAAGGCCCCCGCCGGGGACCGCCAGGTCCCGGGCCAGCGCGGCCGCCGCGCCGCGGAGCCCCGGGGCGAGAGCCGTACCGCGCAGCCCCGGGCCGGGGGACGTGCCGCGCGGTCCCGGGGCGAGAGCCGTACCGCCGAGGCCGCCGGGCCGGGCCGCCGCAAGCGCAAGAAGGCCGGGGGGAAGAAGAAGGCCCTGCTCTGGACGGGCGGGACGATGGGATTCGTGCTCGTGGCCGCCGGGGTGGGCGCGTACCTCGTGTACGACCGGCTCAACGGCAACATCGACTCGATCGACATCGGTGACGCGGCCAAAGGCGGCTCGCTGAAGGACGGACCGATCAACGTCCTGCTCCTCGGCACCGACCGGAGGACCGGCAAGGGCAACGAGAGCTACGGCGACCGTGCCAACTCCACCGGCCACGCGGACACCACCCTGCTGCTGCATGTCTCCGAGGACCGCACCAACGCGACCGTGCTGAGCATCCCCCGGGATCTGCGGGTCGACATCCCCGACTGCCCCACCAAACAGCCGGACGGGTCGGAGAAGGTGATACCGGGGAAGCTCGACACCCGGTTCAACGAGAGCCTGGGCGTGGCGGGCCGGGACCCGGGGTGCACGATCCGCACGGTCGAGGCGATGAGCGGGATACCCGCCAACCACTTCATGATGGCCGACTTCAACGCCGTCAAGGATCTGACCACGGCGATGGACGGCGTCGAGGTCTGCCTGGACAAGCCCATCAAGGACAAGGACTCCAAGCTCGACCTGGGCCGGGGCGAGCACACCGTGCAGGGCGAGCAGGCCCTCGCGTTCGTCCGCAACCGGCACGGGCTCGGCAACGAGAGCGACCTGGACCGGATCAAGATGCAGCAGCAGTTCGTCGCCTCGATGATCCGCAAGATGAAGACGGAGGTCCTCGGCAGCCCGACCAGGATGTTCGACCTGGCCGACGCCGCGACCAAGGCCCTCACCGTCGACCAGCGCATCGGGGACATCCCGAAGCTGACCGAGCTGGCCAAGGAGCTCGGCAAGGTCGACATCAAGAACATGACGTTCACGACGGTCCCGGTGAAGGACAACCCGGCCGAACGGGTCGCGGCGACCGTGGTGCTGGACGAGACCAAGGCGCCCCAGGTCTTCAGCATGATCCAGAACGATGTGTCCTTCACCGAGGTGGAGAAGAAGGAGAAGAAGGACAAGGCGGCGGCCCGCAGCAAGCAGGCCAAGCTCCTGGTGGGCCCCCGGGCCGAGGCCGCCGATGTCCGGGTCGACGTCTACAACGGCAGCGGGGTCCAGGGGGCCGCGCAGAAGACCCTCGACTGGCTCCAGAACACCGAGGACGTCCTCAAGTCGTCGAACAAGAGCAACGCGCCGGAGAAGCTCGCGAAGACGGCGCTGGTCTACGGGCCGAACCAGGCCGACCAGGCCCGCAAGCTCGCGGATCTTATGGGGCTGCCCGCCACCGCGCTGAAGCCCACCGCCCAGGACGCCCCGGAGACGCGGCCCATGTCGCTCACCCTCGGTGCCGACTTCAAGGGCCCGGGCGTGCCGATCACCGGCCCAGGGAAGGCGCCGAAGGACATCCAGCGGGTCGAGGCCGACAAGAAGATCTGCGCCCAGTGA
- a CDS encoding carbohydrate-binding protein gives MTAGNNGASTPEDDDPFGYLYADGQASGATPPSGGGGYGYPGPRSYNQVRPVGERKYGGPQQQAPAQQPTAAYGQVPPQQQYGAPQGPGQYGAAPQAPGQYGGGPQGPGRAAPAPQGGQGRGRGPNTKGLLIGAVAVVAAVVVGITVVMMNGDDADKGNDDKAVTTPSATAEQSGPKEEDKKPGEDDEKPAELPSLDAKALKLEGGTSTASDVEGSKAAGGVYVTGFNQVGASVTWTINDLPDKGKYTVYVGYGVPGKDADATLTINGTAHTRPFNLKNYAGAPEGDLEKGWTESYGYVDLNEGTNTIKLSCETGNSCDANIDRVWLVKGWKKQ, from the coding sequence ATGACGGCCGGCAACAACGGCGCGAGCACGCCGGAGGACGACGACCCGTTCGGCTATCTGTACGCCGACGGCCAGGCGTCCGGGGCCACCCCGCCCAGCGGTGGCGGCGGCTACGGCTACCCGGGCCCCCGCTCGTACAACCAGGTCCGCCCGGTGGGCGAGCGCAAGTACGGCGGCCCCCAGCAGCAGGCCCCCGCCCAGCAGCCCACCGCCGCGTACGGCCAGGTGCCCCCGCAGCAGCAGTACGGGGCGCCGCAGGGCCCCGGCCAGTACGGCGCCGCCCCCCAGGCCCCGGGCCAGTACGGCGGCGGCCCCCAGGGCCCCGGCCGTGCCGCCCCGGCCCCCCAGGGCGGCCAGGGACGCGGTCGCGGCCCCAACACCAAGGGCCTGCTGATCGGCGCCGTCGCGGTCGTCGCCGCCGTGGTCGTCGGGATCACCGTCGTCATGATGAACGGCGACGACGCCGACAAGGGCAACGACGACAAGGCGGTCACCACCCCCTCCGCCACGGCCGAGCAGTCCGGGCCGAAGGAGGAGGACAAGAAGCCGGGGGAGGACGACGAGAAGCCGGCCGAGCTGCCGAGCCTCGACGCGAAGGCCCTGAAGCTGGAGGGCGGCACCAGCACCGCGTCCGACGTGGAGGGCTCCAAGGCCGCGGGCGGCGTCTACGTGACCGGCTTCAACCAGGTCGGCGCGTCCGTCACCTGGACGATCAACGATCTCCCCGACAAGGGCAAGTACACGGTCTACGTCGGCTACGGCGTACCCGGCAAGGACGCCGACGCCACCCTCACGATCAACGGCACCGCCCACACCCGTCCGTTCAACCTGAAGAACTACGCGGGCGCCCCGGAGGGCGATCTGGAGAAGGGCTGGACCGAGTCGTACGGCTACGTCGATCTGAACGAGGGCACCAACACGATCAAGCTGTCCTGCGAGACCGGCAACAGCTGTGACGCCAACATCGACCGCGTCTGGCTGGTCAAGGGCTGGAAGAAGCAGTAG